In one window of Duganella dendranthematis DNA:
- a CDS encoding response regulator transcription factor: protein MDSVAAIKVMVLHSEPFVAAGLVEMLRKQDDFILQSPPAGQPDWLTHSAADVVVADYEAALALLAIVQGPRGRHATSARLLILSGRETESEIRHAFACGAHGYHILGGKSDQLFDGVRSVHRGVRYVCAAAACRLADSMAGRGLTGRESDVLRLVTEGCCNKTVARRLAIAPDTVKTHMKAIFQKLEANNRTEAAAVAERRGLFKQPGARV, encoded by the coding sequence ATGGATTCAGTGGCAGCGATCAAGGTAATGGTCTTGCATAGCGAACCGTTTGTCGCAGCGGGTCTGGTCGAAATGCTGCGCAAGCAGGACGACTTTATATTGCAATCGCCGCCTGCCGGCCAGCCGGACTGGCTGACGCACTCCGCGGCGGACGTGGTGGTGGCGGATTACGAGGCAGCGCTGGCGTTGCTGGCCATTGTCCAGGGACCGCGCGGCCGGCACGCCACCTCGGCCCGGTTGCTGATATTGAGCGGGCGAGAGACCGAGTCCGAGATTCGCCATGCGTTCGCATGCGGCGCGCATGGCTACCACATCCTCGGCGGCAAGTCCGACCAGCTGTTCGACGGCGTCCGCTCGGTGCACCGGGGCGTGCGCTATGTGTGTGCGGCAGCCGCGTGCCGTCTGGCCGACAGCATGGCCGGACGCGGCTTGACCGGGCGCGAGAGCGATGTGCTGCGTCTGGTCACCGAAGGCTGCTGCAACAAGACCGTCGCCCGCAGACTGGCCATCGCGCCGGACACCGTGAAGACCCACATGAAGGCGATTTTCCAGAAACTGGAGGCGAACAACCGCACCGAGGCGGCCGCTGTCGCGGAACGCCGTGGCCTGTTCAAGCAGCCTGGGGCCAGGGTTTAA
- a CDS encoding alpha/beta fold hydrolase, with protein sequence MNIAGISKKVSVVLVHGAFVDGSGWQAVHAILSDQGYEVLVVQNPTLTLEGDVAATERVIGQARHPVVLVGHSYGGAVVTQAGDHPKVTAVVYLAAFVPDVGESIASLTAHPAEPGEATAPVMPPQDGFLMVDPERFPQAFGADVALEQTRFMAASQVPWGLGAVTAEITRTAWKTKPTHYLLALDDLMIPPRAQRQMASRAGARVVEIASSHAVMLSRPHEVATFIENAAKLVA encoded by the coding sequence ATGAACATTGCTGGCATATCTAAGAAAGTATCGGTCGTACTGGTGCATGGCGCTTTTGTCGATGGCTCCGGCTGGCAGGCGGTGCATGCCATCCTGTCGGATCAAGGCTACGAAGTGCTGGTGGTGCAGAACCCGACGCTCACGCTGGAGGGCGACGTTGCCGCCACCGAGCGCGTGATCGGCCAGGCCCGCCATCCGGTGGTGCTGGTGGGCCACAGTTATGGCGGCGCCGTGGTCACCCAGGCCGGCGACCATCCCAAGGTCACCGCGGTAGTTTATCTGGCCGCTTTCGTCCCCGACGTGGGAGAGTCGATAGCCTCGCTCACCGCCCACCCGGCCGAACCGGGCGAGGCCACGGCGCCAGTGATGCCGCCGCAGGATGGCTTCCTGATGGTCGATCCGGAGCGATTCCCGCAAGCCTTCGGCGCTGATGTCGCGCTGGAACAGACCCGCTTCATGGCGGCGTCGCAAGTGCCGTGGGGACTGGGCGCTGTGACAGCGGAGATAACGCGCACCGCGTGGAAAACCAAACCCACCCATTACCTGCTTGCACTGGACGACTTGATGATACCGCCCCGCGCGCAGCGCCAGATGGCCAGCCGGGCCGGCGCGCGGGTTGTGGAAATCGCAAGCAGCCATGCGGTGATGCTGTCGCGGCCGCACGAGGTGGCCACGTTCATCGAGAACGCAGCCAAGCTGGTGGCCTGA
- a CDS encoding response regulator: MIRPTRMNAYQPLPITVLTVDDHPLFQQGIASVIANEPDLYLVGQAANGAEGIALFREKRPAVTLIDLQMPDMSGIDVIVAIRAEFPAARIVVLTTLEGDVNAARAIKVGAVGYLFKSSVRKTLLETVRIVHAGGQCIPPSLAHALLATRNGNAITGREVDVLKLVAHGNSNVSIAEALSLSPETVKGYVSSILLKLQARDRAHAVLIALQRGILSL; this comes from the coding sequence TTGATTCGCCCCACCCGCATGAACGCTTACCAGCCGCTACCGATCACTGTGCTCACAGTGGATGACCATCCCCTGTTCCAGCAGGGCATCGCCAGCGTCATCGCCAACGAACCAGATCTTTATCTGGTCGGCCAGGCCGCCAACGGCGCGGAGGGGATCGCACTGTTCCGCGAAAAGCGCCCCGCCGTCACCCTGATCGATCTGCAAATGCCCGACATGAGCGGGATCGACGTCATCGTCGCCATCCGCGCCGAATTCCCCGCCGCCCGCATCGTGGTGCTGACCACGCTGGAGGGCGATGTCAACGCCGCGCGCGCGATCAAGGTCGGCGCGGTCGGCTATCTGTTCAAGAGTTCGGTCCGCAAGACGCTGCTGGAGACCGTGCGCATCGTCCACGCCGGCGGGCAATGCATTCCGCCATCGCTGGCGCATGCCTTGCTGGCGACCCGTAACGGCAATGCGATCACCGGGCGCGAGGTCGACGTCCTCAAGCTGGTCGCACACGGCAACTCCAACGTCTCCATCGCCGAGGCCTTGAGCCTCTCTCCCGAAACCGTCAAAGGCTACGTCAGCAGCATCCTGCTGAAGCTGCAGGCGCGCGACCGCGCCCACGCGGTCCTGATCGCGCTGCAACGCGGCATCCTCAGCCTCTGA
- a CDS encoding isochorismatase family protein, with product MQTTSTTKASVLPTGGGARLLDPADTLVLLLDHQSGLFQTVKDIPVADLRRNVSMIARLCTLLKIPVITTASEPAGSNGPLMPEIHELAPHAVYVPRKGEVNAWDNEDFVAQVRATGRKTLVMAGVWTSVCVMFPALDAVAAGYDVYAVIDASGDPSDMASRVSLARFVQGGVKPTSTNALLSELHRTWARPEAADLAQLYALVTPNYAAVMESYARAQQAARDAR from the coding sequence ATGCAAACCACCTCAACCACCAAAGCCAGCGTGCTGCCCACCGGCGGCGGCGCCCGGCTGCTGGACCCGGCCGACACCCTGGTGCTGCTGCTCGATCACCAGTCCGGCCTGTTCCAGACCGTCAAGGATATCCCGGTCGCCGACCTGCGCCGCAACGTGTCGATGATCGCCCGCCTGTGCACTTTGCTCAAGATCCCGGTGATCACCACCGCGTCCGAGCCGGCCGGCAGCAACGGTCCGCTGATGCCGGAAATCCACGAACTCGCGCCGCATGCCGTCTACGTGCCGCGCAAAGGCGAAGTCAACGCCTGGGACAACGAAGACTTTGTCGCGCAAGTGCGGGCCACCGGCCGTAAAACGCTGGTGATGGCCGGCGTCTGGACCAGTGTGTGCGTGATGTTCCCGGCGCTTGACGCCGTCGCGGCGGGCTACGACGTGTATGCCGTCATCGATGCCTCCGGCGACCCCAGCGACATGGCGTCGCGGGTATCGCTCGCGCGCTTTGTGCAGGGTGGCGTCAAGCCGACCTCCACCAACGCGTTACTGTCGGAACTGCACCGTACCTGGGCACGGCCGGAAGCCGCCGACCTGGCGCAGCTGTACGCGCTGGTCACGCCGAATTATGCGGCCGTGATGGAGAGCTACGCCCGCGCGCAGCAGGCCGCCAGGGACGCAAGGTAA
- a CDS encoding pyridoxamine 5'-phosphate oxidase family protein gives MAYGFMDVARTPSVQAAQAEMGADHLWADFSGHRDFDRFSDQEAEFIAQQDTLYLASVSETGWPYVQHRGGPAGFLKVIDEQTLAFADYRGNRQYISTGNFKASDRACMILVDYPRRARLKIYAHVETLALGADPLLTERVLDKGYGAKPERIFKLRLQAFDWNCPQHITRRFTEAQIATVAQPLRERIEQLERDNAALRAKLHL, from the coding sequence ATGGCATATGGATTCATGGATGTTGCACGCACGCCCAGTGTGCAAGCCGCACAGGCGGAGATGGGTGCGGATCACCTGTGGGCTGATTTCAGCGGGCATCGCGACTTCGATCGCTTCAGCGACCAGGAGGCTGAGTTCATTGCCCAGCAAGACACCTTGTACCTGGCGTCGGTGTCGGAAACGGGTTGGCCGTACGTCCAGCATCGCGGCGGGCCGGCCGGCTTCCTGAAAGTGATCGACGAACAAACCCTCGCCTTTGCCGACTATCGCGGCAACCGGCAGTACATCAGCACCGGCAATTTCAAGGCCAGCGATCGTGCCTGCATGATCCTGGTCGACTATCCCCGCCGCGCGCGCCTGAAAATTTATGCGCACGTCGAGACCCTGGCGCTGGGCGCCGATCCGCTACTGACGGAGCGCGTATTGGACAAGGGGTACGGCGCAAAACCGGAACGGATATTCAAGTTGCGACTGCAGGCGTTCGACTGGAATTGTCCGCAACACATTACCCGGCGCTTCACGGAAGCGCAGATTGCCACCGTGGCGCAACCGCTACGCGAGCGCATCGAGCAGCTGGAGCGGGACAATGCTGCGCTGCGGGCAAAACTCCATCTTTAA
- a CDS encoding LysR family transcriptional regulator → MDQIHLMQVFVAVGEQESFVGASRRLDLSPASVTRAIGGLEALLGVRLLRRTTRNVRLTEVGRRYLSDSREILASIAEANEVAAGGNTALKGELSVTAPAGYGRLFIMPCIVEFLKRYPEVEVSGHFLDRIVNLVDEGIDVAVRIGHLPDSSAKGLRVGQVRRVLCASPEYLARHGVPRVPGDLQRHTIVATAGVAQSVEWKFGGAGNRTAVRIKPRLTVTNNEEAIEAVLAGLGICRLMCYQVGAALAAGQLKIILAEHEEAPLPVHILHRESNFGSPKVRHFIDLLATSLRTHPYMNHAG, encoded by the coding sequence ATGGATCAGATACATCTCATGCAGGTCTTTGTTGCCGTGGGCGAGCAGGAAAGCTTTGTCGGCGCTTCGCGACGGCTGGACTTGTCGCCGGCGTCCGTCACGCGCGCCATTGGCGGGCTGGAGGCCTTGCTGGGCGTCCGGCTGCTGCGCCGTACCACGCGCAATGTGCGGCTGACGGAAGTTGGCCGCCGCTACCTGAGCGACAGCCGCGAAATTCTGGCCAGCATCGCCGAAGCCAACGAGGTCGCCGCCGGCGGCAATACCGCCCTCAAAGGTGAACTCTCCGTCACCGCGCCCGCCGGCTACGGACGGTTGTTCATCATGCCCTGCATCGTCGAGTTCCTGAAGCGCTATCCCGAGGTCGAGGTCTCGGGACACTTCCTGGACCGCATCGTCAACCTGGTCGACGAAGGCATCGATGTCGCGGTACGGATCGGGCATCTGCCGGACTCCAGCGCCAAGGGGCTGCGCGTCGGCCAGGTGCGGCGGGTGCTGTGCGCCTCACCGGAATACCTGGCCCGGCACGGCGTCCCACGCGTTCCCGGCGATTTGCAACGGCACACGATCGTCGCGACCGCCGGCGTGGCGCAAAGCGTGGAATGGAAGTTCGGCGGCGCCGGCAACCGGACTGCGGTGCGGATCAAACCACGCCTGACCGTTACCAACAATGAAGAAGCGATCGAGGCGGTGCTGGCCGGGCTGGGGATCTGCCGCCTGATGTGCTACCAGGTCGGCGCCGCGCTGGCTGCGGGGCAGCTGAAAATCATTCTGGCCGAGCACGAGGAAGCGCCGCTGCCCGTACACATTCTGCACCGGGAAAGTAACTTCGGATCCCCCAAGGTGCGCCACTTCATCGACTTGCTGGCCACGTCACTGCGCACGCACCCGTACATGAATCACGCTGGTTAA
- a CDS encoding alpha/beta fold hydrolase — protein MDTSAITRPVTYHRSATVAGLKVFYREAGPADAPVLVLLHGFPSSSHMFRNLIPALADRYRVIAPDLPGFGLSDMPSPADFPYSFATFAGVVDQLLVQLGAEHYALYVMDYGAPVGFRLALLHPERVSALVIQNGNAYEDGMGDFWATTRALWADNSDANRDVMRPFLKIEATRFQYVAGVKDESRIDPAAWIHDQFFLDRPGNEAIQFAIMYDYRTNVELYPAFHDYFRAAQPPALILWGANDPIFLLAGATAFQRDLPQAELHHLDTGHFALEDKLDEMVPLIREFLGRHLLK, from the coding sequence ATGGATACCTCCGCCATCACCCGGCCGGTGACCTACCATCGCTCGGCCACTGTCGCCGGCCTCAAGGTCTTTTATCGTGAAGCCGGGCCTGCCGATGCGCCGGTCCTGGTGCTGCTGCATGGCTTCCCAAGCTCGTCGCACATGTTCCGCAACCTGATCCCGGCGCTGGCCGACCGCTATCGGGTGATTGCGCCAGATCTGCCAGGCTTCGGCCTGTCGGACATGCCATCGCCGGCTGACTTCCCGTACAGCTTTGCGACCTTCGCGGGCGTGGTCGATCAACTGCTGGTCCAGCTTGGCGCCGAACACTACGCGCTGTACGTGATGGATTACGGCGCCCCGGTCGGCTTTCGCCTGGCGTTGCTGCATCCCGAGCGGGTATCGGCGCTGGTCATCCAGAACGGCAACGCCTATGAGGACGGCATGGGCGACTTCTGGGCCACCACGCGCGCGCTGTGGGCCGACAACAGCGACGCCAACCGCGACGTCATGCGGCCCTTCCTGAAGATCGAGGCGACCCGCTTCCAGTATGTGGCCGGGGTCAAGGACGAATCCCGAATCGATCCGGCGGCCTGGATACATGACCAGTTTTTCCTCGATCGTCCCGGCAACGAAGCGATTCAGTTCGCCATCATGTATGACTACCGGACCAACGTTGAGCTGTATCCCGCATTCCATGATTACTTCCGGGCCGCGCAACCGCCTGCGTTGATTTTATGGGGGGCCAACGATCCCATCTTCCTGCTGGCAGGCGCGACCGCCTTCCAGCGCGACCTGCCGCAGGCAGAACTGCATCACCTCGATACCGGCCATTTCGCTCTGGAAGACAAGCTGGACGAGATGGTCCCTCTAATCCGGGAATTCCTCGGACGCCATTTACTCAAATAA
- a CDS encoding nuclear transport factor 2 family protein, giving the protein MTATTAPRPPLPPFTHESAVEKVRLAEDGWNTRNAGKVSLAYTPDSRWRNRAEFATGRPEIVQLLTRKWTRELDYRLIKELWAFGGNRIAVRYAYEWRDDSGNWFRSYGNENWEFDEQGLMQRRFACINDLAITEAERKFHWPLGRRPDDHPGLTELGL; this is encoded by the coding sequence ATGACAGCAACCACCGCACCCCGGCCACCGCTGCCGCCGTTTACCCACGAGTCGGCGGTCGAGAAAGTACGCCTCGCCGAAGATGGCTGGAATACGCGCAACGCCGGAAAAGTCAGCCTGGCCTACACCCCGGACAGCCGCTGGCGCAACCGCGCCGAGTTCGCCACCGGCCGGCCAGAGATCGTGCAGCTGCTGACGCGTAAATGGACCAGGGAACTTGATTATCGCCTGATCAAGGAGTTGTGGGCATTCGGCGGTAACCGCATCGCGGTGCGCTACGCCTACGAGTGGCGCGATGACTCGGGCAACTGGTTCCGCTCGTACGGCAACGAGAACTGGGAGTTCGATGAGCAAGGCTTGATGCAGCGGCGTTTTGCCTGCATCAACGATCTGGCGATCACGGAGGCTGAGCGGAAATTCCACTGGCCGCTGGGCCGCCGCCCGGATGACCATCCCGGCCTGACTGAACTGGGCCTTTAG
- a CDS encoding alpha/beta fold hydrolase — MNPSRILGHSVAAISLAILAHVAYAATPAAPASSNVASTASVSYRNVKVDGVNIFYREAGPKNAPTLLLLHGFPTSSQMFRNLIPMLADRYHIIAPDYPGYGQSDMPPMDKFEYSFDHLASIIDKFTTAVGVSRYALYVQDYGAPIGYRIAAAHPERVTAIVVQNGNAYDEGLDNDFWVPAKKYWAAKTEANGKPLRQLFEMPATKWQYSEGYRDQTHISPDAATIDQALMDRPGNKDIQLEMFYSYGTNPGHYPEWQAYFRKHQPPMLIVWGKNDKIFPAAGAHPYLRDLPKAELHLLDTGHFALEEDSAVIAGLMRKFLGRTLKQQ; from the coding sequence GTGAACCCTTCCCGCATTCTTGGCCACAGCGTGGCCGCAATCAGCCTGGCCATCCTGGCCCACGTCGCGTACGCCGCGACCCCCGCCGCGCCCGCAAGCAGCAATGTCGCCAGCACGGCCAGCGTCAGCTATCGCAACGTCAAGGTCGATGGCGTGAATATCTTCTACCGCGAGGCGGGGCCGAAGAACGCCCCGACGCTGCTGCTACTGCACGGCTTCCCGACCTCGTCGCAAATGTTCCGCAACCTGATCCCCATGCTGGCCGACCGCTATCACATCATCGCGCCGGACTATCCAGGCTACGGCCAGTCCGACATGCCGCCGATGGACAAGTTCGAATACAGCTTCGACCACCTGGCCAGCATCATCGACAAGTTCACCACCGCGGTCGGCGTCTCGCGCTACGCGCTGTACGTCCAGGACTATGGCGCGCCGATCGGCTACCGCATCGCCGCCGCCCACCCGGAGCGCGTGACCGCCATCGTGGTCCAGAACGGCAACGCCTATGACGAGGGTCTCGACAACGACTTCTGGGTCCCGGCCAAAAAATACTGGGCCGCTAAAACGGAAGCCAACGGCAAGCCGCTGCGCCAGCTGTTCGAAATGCCGGCGACCAAGTGGCAGTACTCGGAAGGCTACCGCGACCAGACCCACATCAGCCCCGACGCCGCGACCATCGATCAGGCCTTGATGGACCGTCCGGGCAACAAGGATATTCAACTGGAGATGTTCTACAGCTACGGCACCAATCCCGGCCACTATCCGGAATGGCAGGCTTATTTCCGCAAGCACCAGCCGCCGATGCTGATCGTATGGGGCAAGAACGACAAGATCTTCCCGGCCGCCGGCGCCCACCCTTACCTGCGCGATCTGCCGAAGGCGGAACTGCACCTGCTCGATACCGGCCACTTCGCCCTGGAAGAAGACAGCGCCGTCATCGCCGGCCTGATGCGCAAGTTCCTGGGGCGCACCCTGAAGCAGCAATAA
- a CDS encoding alpha/beta hydrolase family esterase: MTAYQRFATTFAVLSLGLAAQATGQTVRQFEVPGELPVALYRPASVEPGVKAPLVFLLHGSSGDGPSILSNSGLQAAADKHGFIIAAPTGAIHLDKGFAWNVPGVATVSGKAPGAGDRDDVKYMLSILNALVKQGSVDRSRVYATGISGGGRKTSWLGCVASTRFAAIAPVVGLRAGTPLKSDPARPDPESCQPESALPIIAFAGNKDTVNPMEGGGAPYWQYSMRSAEIRWATLNHCQTSPVTRAISPALYQERYDGCRDNAEVTAYITEGGGHSWLADNEVMWAFFKSYARAEDGKLLKIAN, from the coding sequence ATGACCGCATACCAGCGCTTCGCCACGACATTCGCAGTCTTATCCCTTGGACTGGCAGCGCAGGCAACGGGACAAACGGTACGACAGTTCGAGGTGCCCGGCGAGTTGCCGGTTGCGCTGTATCGTCCCGCGTCGGTCGAGCCGGGCGTGAAAGCGCCGCTGGTGTTCCTGCTGCATGGAAGCTCGGGAGATGGACCATCCATATTAAGCAACTCCGGTTTGCAAGCAGCGGCTGACAAACATGGCTTTATCATCGCGGCGCCGACGGGCGCAATCCATCTCGACAAAGGATTTGCGTGGAATGTGCCGGGCGTCGCGACAGTCAGTGGCAAGGCTCCCGGCGCAGGCGACAGGGACGACGTCAAATACATGCTGTCCATCCTGAATGCGCTGGTCAAGCAGGGCAGCGTTGACCGCAGCCGTGTCTACGCCACCGGCATCTCCGGTGGCGGCCGCAAGACCAGCTGGTTGGGCTGCGTCGCATCGACGCGCTTCGCCGCCATCGCGCCGGTGGTGGGGCTGCGTGCTGGAACACCGCTCAAGTCGGATCCGGCCCGTCCGGACCCCGAGAGCTGCCAGCCAGAATCAGCCCTGCCGATCATCGCATTCGCCGGCAACAAGGACACGGTCAATCCGATGGAAGGCGGCGGCGCGCCATACTGGCAGTACTCGATGCGTTCCGCCGAAATCAGATGGGCGACGCTGAATCACTGCCAGACATCTCCCGTAACGCGGGCGATCTCGCCGGCCCTGTATCAGGAGCGTTACGACGGCTGCCGGGACAATGCCGAGGTCACCGCCTACATTACCGAGGGAGGAGGGCATAGCTGGCTGGCCGACAATGAAGTGATGTGGGCTTTCTTTAAAAGCTACGCGCGCGCCGAGGATGGCAAGCTGCTCAAGATCGCTAACTAA
- a CDS encoding DUF2252 family protein, translating to MDKVTTRFTDASLLPSPDSRRAPLIKRRDLKMARSPHAYVRGNTAQYYDWLHSLPGQRLPRGPAIWICGDCHVGNLGPVADAQRKVQLRLRDFDQATIGNPSHDLIRLGLSLASAARGSSLPGIVTAHMLQHMLLGYQRAFFPGHEEIFVKPQVVKTALRQAQQRSWKMLARERAIDGRQTIQLGKNFWPISAAERSAIDEMFADPAILARVTGGEVGDTSRRPVVVDAAYWVKGCSSLGLLRYAVLVDYNGARRLIDIKEAVAATSPRYRRASMPRDNAKRVTEGACHLTPALGERMVARRFMERGVFIRELLPQDLKLEIEQLGIEDAVLTASYLAYVVGSAHARQMDAGTRHAWLTELMGKPAKSAGAPHWLWHSVVQLVASHEAGYLEHCRKYAMSE from the coding sequence ATGGATAAAGTTACGACGCGATTTACCGATGCCTCCCTCTTGCCGTCGCCGGACAGCCGCCGCGCGCCTTTGATCAAGCGCCGGGATCTGAAGATGGCCAGGTCGCCGCACGCCTACGTGCGCGGCAATACTGCCCAATACTATGACTGGCTACACTCCTTGCCGGGACAACGGCTGCCGCGTGGGCCGGCGATCTGGATCTGCGGCGACTGCCACGTCGGCAACCTGGGACCGGTCGCCGATGCGCAACGAAAAGTTCAGCTGCGCCTGCGCGATTTTGATCAGGCGACCATCGGCAATCCGTCGCACGACCTGATTCGTCTCGGCCTGTCGCTCGCCAGCGCCGCGCGCGGCTCATCACTGCCAGGCATCGTCACCGCGCACATGCTGCAGCACATGCTGCTGGGCTATCAGCGGGCGTTCTTCCCGGGTCACGAAGAGATCTTCGTCAAGCCGCAGGTGGTCAAGACGGCCTTACGCCAGGCGCAGCAGCGTTCCTGGAAGATGCTGGCGCGCGAGCGGGCCATCGACGGCCGCCAGACCATCCAGCTGGGCAAAAACTTTTGGCCGATTAGCGCTGCGGAGCGGTCCGCGATCGACGAGATGTTTGCCGATCCGGCCATCCTTGCCCGCGTAACGGGCGGTGAGGTTGGCGACACGTCGCGCCGTCCTGTGGTGGTCGACGCCGCGTATTGGGTCAAAGGCTGCAGCTCGTTGGGCTTGCTGCGCTATGCCGTCCTGGTCGATTACAACGGCGCGCGCCGACTAATCGACATCAAGGAAGCCGTGGCGGCGACCAGTCCGCGCTATCGCCGTGCCAGCATGCCGCGCGATAACGCCAAACGCGTGACGGAAGGAGCTTGTCATCTGACCCCGGCATTGGGCGAGCGCATGGTGGCGCGGCGATTCATGGAGCGTGGCGTGTTTATCCGCGAACTGTTGCCGCAAGACCTGAAATTGGAAATTGAACAGCTGGGCATCGAGGATGCGGTGCTGACTGCCAGTTATCTGGCCTATGTGGTCGGTAGCGCGCATGCGCGGCAAATGGACGCGGGAACGCGCCACGCCTGGCTCACCGAACTGATGGGCAAGCCCGCCAAGTCCGCCGGCGCGCCACACTGGTTGTGGCACAGCGTGGTTCAGCTGGTCGCCAGTCACGAAGCGGGCTATCTTGAGCATTGCCGGAAATACGCGATGTCGGAATGA
- a CDS encoding Gfo/Idh/MocA family protein has product MKKKRPIKIAIVGVGKIACDQHLPAIWASDEFELVASASLGDTVAGWPGFRSIDDMLAAVPKIEAVALCVPPQYRYMAARAALLAGKHVLMEKPPGATLSEVEDLQALAARQGCTLFASWHSRHAPAVQPAKAFLAEWPPLGVQIIWREDVRVWHPGQEWIWQAGGLGVFDPGINALSILTEILPSRVFLQRATLGFPANRAAPIMAELFFQDADGMQVHADFDWRETTQQRWDIVVQTAAGELRLGDGGASLWRQGVAQVLGEDKEYPSLYRHFAALIRDGRSDVDLSPLRHVADAFMLGLHTQLGLFDH; this is encoded by the coding sequence ATGAAGAAAAAACGTCCGATCAAGATCGCCATTGTGGGCGTCGGCAAAATCGCCTGCGACCAGCACTTGCCGGCGATTTGGGCGAGCGATGAATTTGAACTGGTGGCGTCGGCCAGCCTGGGCGACACCGTCGCCGGCTGGCCCGGCTTCCGCTCGATCGACGACATGCTGGCGGCGGTGCCGAAGATCGAAGCAGTGGCCCTGTGCGTGCCGCCGCAGTATCGGTACATGGCGGCGCGCGCTGCGCTTTTGGCTGGCAAGCATGTGCTGATGGAGAAGCCGCCCGGGGCGACGCTGTCCGAGGTGGAGGATTTGCAGGCGCTGGCTGCACGGCAAGGCTGCACGCTGTTCGCCAGCTGGCATTCGCGCCACGCGCCGGCGGTGCAGCCGGCCAAGGCGTTTCTGGCCGAGTGGCCGCCGCTGGGCGTGCAGATCATCTGGCGCGAAGATGTACGAGTATGGCATCCGGGCCAGGAGTGGATCTGGCAGGCCGGCGGTCTTGGCGTTTTTGATCCCGGCATCAATGCGCTGTCCATTCTCACCGAGATCCTGCCGTCACGGGTGTTCCTGCAGCGGGCCACACTGGGCTTTCCCGCCAACCGCGCCGCACCCATCATGGCCGAGTTATTCTTTCAGGATGCTGACGGCATGCAGGTGCACGCCGACTTCGACTGGCGCGAGACCACGCAGCAGCGCTGGGACATCGTGGTGCAGACCGCCGCCGGAGAGCTCAGGCTCGGTGACGGCGGAGCGAGCCTGTGGCGGCAGGGCGTTGCGCAAGTGCTGGGCGAGGACAAGGAATATCCGTCGCTGTACCGCCACTTCGCCGCGCTGATCAGGGATGGCCGCTCGGACGTGGACTTGTCGCCATTGCGCCATGTGGCCGATGCATTCATGCTAGGCTTGCACACGCAGTTGGGATTATTTGATCACTGA